Below is a genomic region from Candidatus Dormiibacterota bacterium.
TCTTCGATCGCCGCGAGATCGCCGTACGCCGCCACGATCTGCTCGTCCGCAACCTGGCCGCACGGCGAATGCGGCTGTGGATCGAGCACGACGACGCGGTACCCCATCCGCTTTGCGACGAGCGCGAGCATGCGGCCGAGCTGGCCGCCGCCGATGACGCCGATCGCCTCGATCACGGCGTGCTGTCGGCGGCGTCGTCCCGCATCTTGCGCACGTAGGCCAAGAGGCGGGCTCCGATGAGCTCGTCGTGCAGTGCGAGAATGCGCGCGGCCAGGAGCGCGGCGTTGACCGCGCCGCCGATCGCCATCGTCGCGACCGGCACGCCGGGCGGCATTTGCACGATGGAAAGAAATGCGTCGACGCCATTCAAAGCCTTCGATGCGATCGGCACGCCGATCACCGGGAGCAGGGTCTTCGACGCCGTCATGCCGGGAAGGTGCGCCGCACCACCCGCGGCTGCGATGATGACGCGTAGGCCGCGTTCCTGAGCGCTCGACGCGTACTCGAACATTTCGTCGGGCATGCGGTGCGCCGACACGACGCGCGCGTCGTAGGGGATGCCGAGCTCCGCGAGCGTGTCGCGCGCGGGCCCGAGCGCATCCCAATCGGAACGGCTCCCCATGATGATGCCGACCATCGCGCGCCCGGTTTGCGCCATCGCGGAGCGGTTCGCCCCGGCGTCGAAGGAACCTCGCATGCCGCGCTTTCTCGTGGGCGTCAACTACTGGCCCCGCCGCACCGCCATGTACGCGTGGCAGCGCTTCGATCTTGGGGAGATGCGCGAGGATTTCACGCGCATGCGCGCGCTCGGTTTCGACGTCGTGCGCTTCTTTCTCACCTGGGAGGCATTCGCTCCGCATCGCGACGCGATCGACGGCGCCGCGTTGCGCCGGTTCGACGCCGCGATGCAGGCGCTCGCAGACGCGCGGCTGCTCGCGATACCGACGCTCTTCTGCGGGCACATGAGCGGCGTCAACTGGCTTCCCGCCTGGACGCTCGATCGCAACGCGCCGCACGGACGCTTTCGCACGATCGCCGGCGGCTCGAGCTCGCCGTACGGCATCGGCGACTTCTACGCCGACGAGGATCTCGTGGCGGCGCAGCTGCGCCTCGCGCGCGCCGTCGGCGAGCGCGCGAACGGGCACGCGGCACTGCTTGCGTGGGATCTCGGAAACGAGTTCTCCAACCTGCGCGCCCCGCGAACGCCGCTCGACGCCGCCGCGTGGAGCGCCGCGCTCTGCGAAACGCTGCTCGAGGCATCGGGTGCCGGCTGCACCGCGGGCACCCACGGCGAAGACGTGGAGAACGACCGCGCCATTCGGCCGTCGTCGCTCGCGGCACGATTTTCTTTTGCAAGCATGCACGGGTACCCCGTCTACGCAACGTTTTCGCGCGGTCGTACGGACGCAAACGTCGTGCCGTTCTACGACGCGCTGATGCGCGCGTTCAGCGCTAAGCGCGTGCTCTTCACGGAGTTCGGCAATCCGCAGTGCCCGCCGGGCGCCCACGACGTGGGCGGTATCGGATGCCTTACCGAAGACGAGATGGCGGCGTACGCGCGCGCGGCGCTAGAGCGCCTCGTGCGGCGCGGCGCGATCGGCGCGCTCTGGTGGTGCTGGGCCGATTACGATCCGTCGCTCGCCGGCCTGCCCCCTTTCGACACCGCGCCGCACGAGCTGCGCTTCGGCATCGTCCGGTCCGACGGCAGCGAGAAGCCCGTCGCAAAAGCGCTCTCCGACTTCGCCCGGGAGGCGCGCACCGTAACCGACGCACCGCAGCTCCAGATCGCCCGCGAGCAAGAGTATTACGCCTCTCTGCCGCAAGCAATCTTCGATGCCTACGACGCGTACTGCCGCACCTATGCCTGAGGGCCGCGTCATGGTCGTCACGGGCGCCTCATCCGGCATCGGCCGGGCGCTCGCCATTGCCGCCGCGCACGCGGGGTGGCGTGTGCTGCTCGTCGCGCGCCGGCGCGAGCGCCTCACGGCGCTGCAGGAGGAGATCGCGGCAGCGGGCGGCAGCGCGGAAATGCTCGTCGCGGACGTCTGCGCGGCGGATACGCCGCACCGCATCGTCGAGAAC
It encodes:
- the purE gene encoding 5-(carboxyamino)imidazole ribonucleotide mutase produces the protein MAQTGRAMVGIIMGSRSDWDALGPARDTLAELGIPYDARVVSAHRMPDEMFEYASSAQERGLRVIIAAAGGAAHLPGMTASKTLLPVIGVPIASKALNGVDAFLSIVQMPPGVPVATMAIGGAVNAALLAARILALHDELIGARLLAYVRKMRDDAADSTP